The following is a genomic window from Rhodomicrobium lacus.
CCGCCGTCATCGTTACCGGCAAGATGTCCGGCGACGTCGCTGTGTCCGCAATCTCGGCGGGGCTCGTCGTATTTCTCATGCTGGTCGGCGTCACAGTCACACAATATGCCTTCCAGACCGCCGATCCGGGCGCGTCAGGCGAAGACCCAGGTCAGTTCAAGCTGCGAGTCATGGCGCTGGAAGCTTCCGGCGCGAGCGTGTGGGAATGGGATGGCCGCCGCAACGAGATCAACGCCGGGCCGGAGGTCGAGAACGCGCTCGGACTTCCTTCCGGCACGCTTCGCTGCTCGCAGGACGCCTGGCTTCAGCACCTCCACGCCTCCGACCGCGAACGCATGCGCCTCACTCTTTGGACGCTCCGCGAACGCCAGGGCGGCGACATCAACCTCGAATTCCGCATGAAACGGGCCGATGGCGGTTATCTCTGGTATGAGCTGCGCGCTGCCGTCACGCCGCAGCGCACCACCCGCCAGCTTCGCGGCGTTGGCCTCCTGCGCAATATCAACGCGCAGAAGCGGGCGCAGGAGCGTCTGCTTCACAACGCCATTCGGGACGGCCTCACCGGCTTGCCGAACCGCGAGCTTTTCCTCGACCGGCTGCAATTCGCCGTCGCCCGGGCACAGATCGAAAACCTCAAGCCGACGGTATTCTTCGTCGACCTCGACGCGCTCAAGAACCAAAGCCGTTCGCCCGATTTCGCCACCAACGACGGCGTGCTGCTGACCATCTCGCGCCGGCTTCAGCGATATATTTCGCAACAAGACACCCTCGCCCGCGTCAGCGCGCTGCAATTCGCCATCCTCATTTCCGACGACACCGAGCCGCGCCACATCGCGATGCTGGCGGAGCGCGTTCGCCGCTCGCTTCGCACACCGATGAAGGTGGGGGGCCGCGATCTCGTGCTCACGGGCAGCATTGGCATCGCCATGTATGACGGCACACAGGAGCACGCCGAAGACCTCTTGCGCGAGGCCGAAAGCGCCATGTATCGCGCAAAGCGCGCGGGTCCGGACCGTATCGAACTGTTCAAGCCCGAAATGCGCGGCGCCGCCGACGAGCGGGCCATCGTTCAGGCCGACCTGAAACACGCCATCGAGCGCCGTCAGATCCGCATCCTGTATCAGCCGATCATGCGCATCGCCGACGAGCGGCTCGCCGGCATGGAAGCGTTCGTCGTGTGGGAGCATCCGACGCTCGGCAGGCTCTCTCTGCCGGAATTCGAGGCCGCCGCCGAGGCATCGGGGCTGTCCGGCGAGTTGTGGTCCTATGTATTCGAGCGCTGCATCCGGCAGGGCGCGCGCTGGCATCGCATCCTGCAGCGCGACGACCCGATCTACATTTCGATCAACATGTCGAGCCAGCAGCTTTTCCACCACGATCTGGTGCAGAACCTGCGGCTTATCATCGGACGCGAGACGCTGCCGAAGGGCGCGCTCCGCCTTGAAATCGCCGAGACGCTTATCAACGCCAATCCCGAGCAGGCCATCGAAATCCTCGACTGGCTGAAGAGCCTCAACGTGTCCATCGCGCTCGACGAATTCGGCGTGAGCTTCTCGTCGCTGTCGTATTGGAACCGCCTCTCCATCGATGCGATCAAGATCGACCGAACGCTCGTGACGCTCTCCGACAAGGACCGCTCAAGCGCCATGGTGCTGAAGGCGGTGCTGTCCATCGCCCACGAACTCGGCAAGGACGTCGTCGCCGTGGGCATCGACAGCGAAGAGGATCTCGCCTATGTGCGCGCGCTGGGCTGCGATTACGGCCAAGGCTTCTTCTATGCGGACCTCATGTCCGACAAGGATGTGGTCAACCTTCTGAACGCCATCGCGCGATCGACAAAACGCGATAGCAGGGCGATCGAAAAGGAAGAGCGTCGCGTAGGCCGCCGCGCGGAAAAGGATCAGGAAGAGGATAAGGAAAAGGCGCTGGTCCTCGCAGACAGGGACGAGCAGGCGGCGGGCGATGTCGTGCCTGAAGCGTCCGGCAAACCGCCGCGGGCAAGCGGGCGCCGCCTGCGTCGCGGCGATGCGGGCAAGCCACGGGCCAAGGAAGCGGCAGCGGCTCAACCGGAGGCGGCTGCGCAAGCCGCAAGCGCTTCTCCCGGGCAACCGCCACAACCCGGTCAGGGCTTCGCACCTGCCGGCGACAACGCCGAACCGCCGGTACCGCCTTTCCCGTTCAATAAGCTCTAGAGCCGATGCGATAGGGGCGATCCAACCTGACCGGTGAAGCCGCCTCACGGGAAGAGACCGTTTACCGATCCGGTTGCGATCCAGATCGGAACCGGCTCCGGATCGCCCGCGTCTCCTGCCTCAACAGAAGCGGGAGGACGCGCCCGCCTCAAAAATCGGTCTTGAGGTCCATCCCCGCATAGAGAGAGGCGACCTGCTCGCCGTAACCGTTGAAGGCAAGCGTCGGCCTGCGCGGGGCGAAAAGCCCGCCCTCGCCGATACGCCGCTCGGTCGCCTGGCTCCAGCGCGGGTGATCAACGGCGGGGTTCACGTTGGAATAAAAGCCGTATTCGCGCGCGTTCTGCATATTCCATGAGGTCGGCGGCTGGCGCTCCACGAAGCTGATCCGCACGATGGACTTGATGCTCTTGAAGCCGTATTTCCATGGAACGACAAGGCGCAGCGGCGCGCCGTTCTGGTTGGGCAGCGTTTCGCCGTAAAGCCCCACGGCGAGGATCGTCAGCGGATGCATCGCCTCGTCGAGGCGCAACCCCTCGCGATACGGCCATTCAAGCGGCTGAAAGAAGCCCCTTTGCCCCGGCATCTCGGACGGCCGCACAAGTGTTTCAAAGGCAACGAACTTCGCGGAGCCGAGCGGTTCGACACGCCCCAGAAGCGCCGACAGGGGCAAGCCGATCCACGGAATCACCATCGACCAACCTTCGACGCAGCGGAGCCGGTAGACGCGTTCTTCGAGCGGAGCGAGCTTCAGTATGTCGTCCAGCGCGAGCGTCGCGGGCTTCGCGACGAGCCCGTCGATGGCCACGGACCAGGGGCTTGTCCTGAGCTTGCCGGCATAGGAGGCGGGATCACTCTTGTCCGTGCCGAACTCATAGAAATTGTTGTAGGTGGTGACATCCTTCTTCGGCGTCAGCGGCTCGTCGGTGGCAAAGGGGCCTTTCCGGAAGGCAAGGGCTTCGGCATGCGAGGATGGCGGAAGCCCCAGCGCCAGCGAGGCTATCGCGCCCCCGATGAACTCGCGGCGGCTTATATACAGCGCGCGGGGCGTGATTTCCGATGAAGGGATCGGCGCGCCCAGAACATTCGAGCGCGCAGCAGTGAAGGCGGGTCGGCCCGGGCGCTTGTCTGACATGACACCTCGCTTTCGATCCGCATGTGGGCGTAGCCGTGGAAAAACTCCACACATCGTCCATCACAAGGCGGAGAGGGACGGGCATGCGCGCGCTCTTTTCCCTTCGCCCCGAGAGAGACGCCTAGCCGGGAAGCGCCGCCGGATGCGGCCTGCGCGCGAGACCGTAGAGGTACAACACGAGCCCAAACCAGATGATCGCGAAGCCTGCCAGCTTCGCTTCCGTCAGCGTCTCGCCGAACACGAAGACGCCGATCAGGAATTGCAGCGTCGGAGCGAGATATTGCAGCATTCCGATGGTCGAGAGAGGGACGCGCTTGGCCGCGAGCGCGAAAGTAATGAGCGGCACCGCCGTTACCGCACCGGAGCCTGCGAGCAGCAGATCAAGCGATGTCGCGTTGTGCAGCATCGCCAACTCGCCGTGCGCCGCCATGCCCCCCAGGAGCATCATGGCGGGAAGCGCAAGGATCGCCGTTTCGAGAAACAGCCCCTCGGCCGCAGGTAACGGCGCTTTCTTCTTGATGAAGCCATAAAATCCGAAGGACAGCGCGAGC
Proteins encoded in this region:
- the msrP gene encoding protein-methionine-sulfoxide reductase catalytic subunit MsrP, with product MSDKRPGRPAFTAARSNVLGAPIPSSEITPRALYISRREFIGGAIASLALGLPPSSHAEALAFRKGPFATDEPLTPKKDVTTYNNFYEFGTDKSDPASYAGKLRTSPWSVAIDGLVAKPATLALDDILKLAPLEERVYRLRCVEGWSMVIPWIGLPLSALLGRVEPLGSAKFVAFETLVRPSEMPGQRGFFQPLEWPYREGLRLDEAMHPLTILAVGLYGETLPNQNGAPLRLVVPWKYGFKSIKSIVRISFVERQPPTSWNMQNAREYGFYSNVNPAVDHPRWSQATERRIGEGGLFAPRRPTLAFNGYGEQVASLYAGMDLKTDF
- a CDS encoding EAL domain-containing protein; the protein is MMLLLCAAWIVAALAASSPAAAVEPIVVGSAQEKIDITLLGEFYERRGDKIAVETAANADGIAGRMTVSAKTPGTNPSWIVFALSNPTDKQVTRFLSAQRYDIVNSGVFKPDLDAPRITNVTPSLGFRPERVEDYDFLDIYRISIEPGTTVTFIVELASASVPRLYLSSAQNFGKRLRDVNLLNGILLGITGLLALFLTAIFAVNHKSIFPAAALLAWSALAYLCVDFGFWHKLFQLSSEDNGTYRAMAEASFAASLVIFLYAFLNLRLWHSWISMAFFGWIAAQLGLIFFGLVDAQATMSLARLSLIPISVIGTAVIVFLAFRGQERALSLLPTWMLFLLWLFAAAVIVTGKMSGDVAVSAISAGLVVFLMLVGVTVTQYAFQTADPGASGEDPGQFKLRVMALEASGASVWEWDGRRNEINAGPEVENALGLPSGTLRCSQDAWLQHLHASDRERMRLTLWTLRERQGGDINLEFRMKRADGGYLWYELRAAVTPQRTTRQLRGVGLLRNINAQKRAQERLLHNAIRDGLTGLPNRELFLDRLQFAVARAQIENLKPTVFFVDLDALKNQSRSPDFATNDGVLLTISRRLQRYISQQDTLARVSALQFAILISDDTEPRHIAMLAERVRRSLRTPMKVGGRDLVLTGSIGIAMYDGTQEHAEDLLREAESAMYRAKRAGPDRIELFKPEMRGAADERAIVQADLKHAIERRQIRILYQPIMRIADERLAGMEAFVVWEHPTLGRLSLPEFEAAAEASGLSGELWSYVFERCIRQGARWHRILQRDDPIYISINMSSQQLFHHDLVQNLRLIIGRETLPKGALRLEIAETLINANPEQAIEILDWLKSLNVSIALDEFGVSFSSLSYWNRLSIDAIKIDRTLVTLSDKDRSSAMVLKAVLSIAHELGKDVVAVGIDSEEDLAYVRALGCDYGQGFFYADLMSDKDVVNLLNAIARSTKRDSRAIEKEERRVGRRAEKDQEEDKEKALVLADRDEQAAGDVVPEASGKPPRASGRRLRRGDAGKPRAKEAAAAQPEAAAQAASASPGQPPQPGQGFAPAGDNAEPPVPPFPFNKL